One window of Enterobacter sp. RHBSTW-00175 genomic DNA carries:
- the ypeC gene encoding DUF2502 domain-containing protein YpeC: MFRSLILAAVLMAAAPLVANAGEITLLPSVKLQIGDRDNYGNYWDGGGWRDRDYWNRHYEWRRDRWWRHDNGRHRGWDNRKAYERGYREGWDDRDDRRGGWGRGHGHGHHH; the protein is encoded by the coding sequence ATGTTCAGGTCACTGATTCTGGCTGCGGTTTTAATGGCTGCGGCACCGCTGGTTGCAAATGCGGGCGAAATCACCCTGTTGCCATCAGTAAAATTACAAATTGGCGATCGCGATAATTACGGTAACTACTGGGACGGTGGCGGCTGGCGTGACCGTGATTACTGGAATCGTCATTATGAATGGCGTAGAGATCGCTGGTGGAGACATGATAATGGTCGCCATCGTGGCTGGGATAACCGTAAAGCCTACGAGCGCGGCTATCGCGAAGGGTGGGACGACCGTGACGATCGTCGCGGAGGATGGGGTCGTGGCCACGGCCATGGTCACCACCACTAA
- a CDS encoding Nramp family divalent metal transporter has translation MTNSRVEGSSGRAARKLRFALMGPAFIAAIGYIDPGNFATNIQAGASFGYKLLWVVVWANLMAMLIQMLSAKLGIATGKNLAEQIRDHYPRPAVWLYWIQAEIIAMATDLAEFIGAAIGFKLILGVSLLQGAVLTGIATFLILMLQRRGQKPLEKVIGGLLLFVAAAYIVELIFSRPDLAQLSKGMVIPSLPTSEAVFLAAGVLGATIMPHVIYLHSSLTQHLHGGTRQQRYSATKWDVGIAMTIAGFVNLAMMATAAAAFHFNGHTGIADLDEAYLTLEPLLSHAAATVFGLSLVAAGLSSTVVGTLAGQVVMQGFVRFHIPLWVRRSVTMLPSFIVILMGLDPTRILVMSQVLLSFGIALALVPLLIFTSDKSLMGDLVNTTLVKRTGWAIVVVVVALNLWLLVGTILGL, from the coding sequence ATGACAAACAGTCGCGTAGAGGGTAGCAGTGGCAGAGCAGCGCGCAAGTTGCGGTTCGCATTAATGGGACCTGCGTTCATTGCTGCCATTGGCTATATCGATCCGGGTAATTTTGCGACCAATATTCAGGCCGGGGCGAGCTTCGGCTATAAGTTGCTGTGGGTTGTCGTCTGGGCGAACCTGATGGCAATGCTGATTCAGATGCTTTCCGCAAAGCTTGGGATCGCCACGGGTAAAAACCTGGCAGAACAGATCCGCGACCATTATCCGCGTCCCGCCGTCTGGCTTTACTGGATCCAGGCTGAAATCATTGCAATGGCAACGGATCTGGCTGAATTTATCGGGGCGGCTATCGGGTTCAAACTGATACTGGGCGTTTCTCTGTTACAGGGCGCGGTGCTGACCGGGATTGCGACTTTCCTTATCCTGATGTTGCAGCGTCGTGGGCAAAAGCCGCTTGAAAAAGTGATTGGTGGTCTGCTGTTGTTTGTGGCTGCGGCTTATATTGTTGAGTTAATTTTTTCGCGGCCTGACCTGGCGCAGTTAAGTAAAGGGATGGTTATCCCAAGCCTGCCAACCTCTGAAGCCGTATTCCTGGCTGCGGGCGTTCTGGGCGCTACTATAATGCCGCACGTGATTTACCTTCACTCTTCTTTAACGCAGCACCTGCACGGCGGGACGCGCCAGCAGCGTTATTCCGCAACCAAATGGGATGTTGGTATCGCAATGACGATTGCCGGTTTTGTGAATCTGGCGATGATGGCAACTGCCGCCGCCGCGTTTCATTTTAACGGGCACACGGGCATTGCCGATCTTGATGAGGCGTATCTGACGCTGGAACCCTTGCTGAGCCATGCGGCTGCCACGGTATTTGGGTTGAGTCTGGTTGCTGCGGGCCTGTCTTCGACCGTGGTGGGAACCCTGGCAGGGCAGGTGGTGATGCAGGGGTTCGTGCGCTTTCACATCCCGCTGTGGGTGCGCCGTTCAGTCACCATGCTGCCATCATTTATCGTTATCCTGATGGGGCTTGATCCAACGCGTATCCTGGTAATGAGCCAGGTATTGCTGAGCTTTGGTATTGCACTGGCACTGGTTCCGCTGCTGATCTTTACCAGCGACAAATCCCTGATGGGCGATCTGGTGAACACTACGCTTGTGAAACGCACTGGCTGGGCCATTGTGGTTGTGGTGGTGGCGCTCAACCTGTGGTTGTTGGTCGGGACGATACTGGGATTATAG
- a CDS encoding NupC/NupG family nucleoside CNT transporter: MDRVLHFVLALVVVTALALLVSHDRKKIRIRYVVQLLVIEVLLAWFFLNSNVGLGFVKGFSEMFEKLLGFANEGTNFVFGKMNDEGLAFFFLKVLCPIVFISALIGILQHIRVLPVVIRAIGTVLSKVNGMGKLESFNAVSSLILGQSENFIAYKDILGKMSRNRMYTMAATAMSTVSMSIVGAYMTMLEPKYVVAALVLNMFSTFIVLSLINPYRVEEGEENLQMANLHEGQSFFEMLGEYILAGFKVAIIVAAMLIGFIALISALNALFAAVLGISFQGILGYIFYPIAWVMGVPASEALQVGSIMATKLVSNEFVAMMDLQKIAGTLSPRAEGIISVFLVSFANFSSIGIIAGAIKGLNEEQGNVVSRFGLKLVYGSTLVSVLSASIAALVL, from the coding sequence ATGGACCGCGTCCTTCACTTTGTCCTGGCACTCGTTGTCGTTACTGCGCTTGCATTGCTGGTCAGCCATGACCGCAAAAAAATCCGCATCCGCTATGTTGTTCAGCTTCTCGTCATTGAAGTTTTACTCGCGTGGTTCTTCCTGAACTCCAACGTGGGGCTTGGCTTCGTGAAAGGCTTCTCCGAAATGTTCGAAAAACTGCTCGGATTCGCCAACGAAGGGACTAACTTTGTTTTCGGTAAAATGAACGACGAAGGCCTGGCATTCTTCTTCCTGAAAGTGCTGTGCCCTATCGTCTTCATCTCTGCGCTGATTGGTATTCTGCAACACATCCGTGTTCTGCCTGTCGTTATCCGCGCTATTGGTACTGTACTGTCTAAAGTCAACGGTATGGGCAAACTGGAATCCTTCAACGCAGTAAGTTCCCTGATCCTGGGTCAGTCTGAGAACTTCATTGCGTATAAAGACATTCTGGGCAAAATGTCCCGCAACCGTATGTACACCATGGCAGCCACGGCAATGTCTACCGTTTCCATGTCTATTGTGGGCGCGTACATGACGATGCTGGAACCGAAATACGTTGTTGCAGCTCTGGTTCTGAACATGTTCAGCACCTTTATCGTGCTGTCTCTTATCAACCCATACCGCGTTGAAGAGGGCGAAGAGAACCTCCAGATGGCAAATCTGCATGAAGGTCAGAGCTTCTTCGAAATGTTAGGTGAGTACATCCTGGCAGGTTTCAAAGTTGCGATTATCGTTGCAGCTATGCTTATCGGCTTTATCGCGCTGATTTCTGCATTGAACGCACTGTTCGCTGCGGTTCTGGGTATCTCCTTCCAGGGTATCCTCGGCTACATCTTCTATCCGATTGCGTGGGTAATGGGTGTTCCGGCAAGCGAAGCATTACAGGTTGGTAGCATCATGGCCACCAAACTGGTTTCCAACGAATTCGTTGCGATGATGGATCTCCAGAAAATTGCCGGCACGCTCTCTCCGCGCGCTGAAGGTATTATCTCTGTGTTCCTGGTTTCCTTCGCCAACTTCTCTTCTATCGGCATCATCGCGGGTGCGATTAAAGGTCTGAACGAAGAGCAAGGTAACGTGGTTTCTCGCTTCGGTCTGAAACTGGTTTACGGTTCTACCCTGGTGAGCGTACTGTCTGCTTCTATCGCAGCACTGGTACTGTAA
- a CDS encoding EAL domain-containing protein, with protein MNSKNVNNVKIFMIALLLCLIAVPFSRYISPRAIVNGHDVYLAWLPLSVMLAVILLFGRRAIIPILLSFTATNIYSINLAPLQYLVLLFCQTFSVFAACGVIRLVLGKRWRHSVPNKYIGLRIFWLGFMVPVGIKLSMYLAGYLFDFPVTISTYFGEGSAIYNVVDIQSLICAALIFTMMFYYPLRMIISPRYAVAFWRLSLKPLLLNKKPIYRVIWLMVLVFIVAVLCAPLESPIIAGYLMPIIFILFTLGISRMSYAVISLLWATSALLLLTYNYNFLNGVESGYSLSFILSVLISFAICLLYMSRIYRHSEWMKQGWQKRALTDPLTGLPNIRALEDYLYLHPDAKICCLRMDNLEFLSRHYGILMRVHCKRMITASLQPLMQKDEQLFQLPGSELVLVLLGPGTAERLQHMVDQLNSRKIFWNNTGLDIEFGASWGEIENGEKLHHTLGQLSWLSEQSCATHNVLALTNSLETVSGQTTDRVLMLGRIKRALDAGGIRLYAQPIQNAAGKGYHEILTRLESDGEIITPDRFIPLIAQFNLSHRFDLSVVENLLAWLRDNPVLHDKTRFSVNLMPLTLMQKEVATEIISLFEHYLVPPHAVVIEITEEQAFSNSETSIKNIQQLRDYGFRIAIDDFGTGYANYERLKRLQADIIKIDGCFVKDICSDSMDAMIVQSICNLAKTKSLCVVAEFVETPEQREMLLRFGVDYLQGYLLGKPLALSELQA; from the coding sequence ATGAACAGTAAAAATGTCAATAATGTAAAGATATTTATGATAGCGTTGCTGCTTTGTCTGATTGCGGTTCCGTTTTCTCGTTATATCTCACCGCGAGCAATAGTTAACGGTCATGATGTTTATTTGGCATGGTTACCATTAAGTGTAATGCTGGCCGTGATTTTATTGTTTGGCCGCCGCGCAATTATTCCCATCCTGTTAAGTTTTACTGCTACTAATATTTACAGCATTAATTTAGCACCGCTACAATATTTAGTTTTGCTGTTTTGTCAGACTTTCTCCGTCTTTGCCGCTTGTGGTGTGATCCGTCTGGTGTTGGGCAAGCGCTGGCGCCACAGTGTGCCCAATAAGTACATCGGTCTTCGTATATTCTGGCTCGGATTTATGGTTCCGGTAGGCATTAAGCTATCGATGTATCTGGCTGGCTACTTATTTGATTTTCCTGTGACTATCTCCACCTACTTCGGCGAAGGTAGTGCAATTTATAACGTTGTTGATATTCAAAGTCTGATATGTGCGGCGCTCATATTTACAATGATGTTCTATTACCCCTTAAGAATGATAATTAGTCCCCGGTATGCAGTAGCATTCTGGCGGCTGAGTCTTAAACCATTACTCTTGAATAAAAAACCTATTTATAGAGTAATTTGGCTAATGGTTTTGGTGTTTATTGTTGCAGTTTTGTGTGCTCCACTGGAGTCACCGATAATTGCGGGATATTTAATGCCAATCATCTTTATCCTCTTTACGCTTGGGATCAGCCGCATGAGCTATGCGGTTATCTCGCTGCTGTGGGCGACATCGGCACTCTTACTGCTAACGTACAATTATAACTTTCTCAATGGGGTGGAATCGGGATACTCCCTCTCCTTTATCCTGTCGGTGCTGATCTCTTTTGCTATTTGTTTGCTCTATATGTCGAGGATTTATCGACACAGTGAATGGATGAAACAAGGCTGGCAGAAGAGGGCATTAACCGATCCTCTAACGGGTCTGCCCAACATTCGTGCGCTTGAGGATTACCTGTATCTCCATCCTGATGCGAAGATCTGCTGCCTGCGGATGGACAACCTGGAGTTCCTGAGTCGCCACTACGGCATTCTCATGCGTGTGCATTGCAAGCGCATGATTACGGCCTCCCTCCAGCCGCTAATGCAGAAAGATGAACAACTATTCCAACTGCCAGGCAGCGAACTGGTGCTGGTTCTGCTGGGGCCGGGAACGGCTGAACGCTTGCAGCATATGGTTGATCAGCTGAACAGCCGTAAAATTTTCTGGAACAACACCGGGCTGGATATTGAGTTTGGTGCATCATGGGGCGAAATTGAAAACGGTGAAAAACTCCATCACACCCTGGGGCAGCTAAGCTGGCTCTCTGAACAGTCTTGTGCAACGCATAATGTGCTGGCCCTGACCAACAGCCTTGAAACTGTTTCAGGGCAAACCACCGATAGAGTGCTGATGTTGGGGCGTATCAAACGCGCCCTCGACGCGGGCGGTATCCGCTTGTACGCCCAGCCGATCCAGAATGCTGCCGGAAAGGGCTATCACGAGATCCTGACGCGGCTCGAGAGTGATGGTGAAATCATTACGCCTGACCGTTTTATCCCGCTGATTGCCCAGTTCAACCTGAGTCATCGGTTCGACCTGAGCGTGGTTGAGAACTTACTGGCATGGCTGCGTGATAACCCGGTATTGCATGACAAAACCCGGTTTTCCGTTAACCTCATGCCGTTGACGCTGATGCAAAAAGAGGTCGCGACCGAAATTATCTCGCTCTTCGAACACTATCTGGTTCCGCCTCATGCTGTTGTGATTGAGATAACCGAAGAGCAGGCGTTCTCGAATTCAGAAACCAGTATCAAGAACATTCAGCAACTGAGGGACTACGGTTTCCGTATTGCGATTGATGACTTTGGCACAGGATATGCCAATTACGAGCGCCTCAAGCGACTTCAGGCCGATATCATCAAGATAGATGGCTGTTTCGTAAAAGATATCTGTAGCGACAGCATGGATGCAATGATTGTGCAGTCAATTTGCAATCTGGCGAAAACGAAGTCGTTATGTGTGGTTGCCGAATTTGTTGAAACGCCGGAACAGCGCGAGATGTTGCTCCGCTTTGGCGTGGACTATTTGCAGGGATATCTGCTGGGTAAACCTCTGGCGCTTAGCGAACTGCAGGCATAA
- a CDS encoding YfeC-like transcriptional regulator has translation MIKERMTPEELALLTGYSRQTINKWVRKEGWITSPKPGVQGGKARLVHVNEQVRDFIHSARRASDTPDMPENHDRSLHTLLLTLANEMTPDEQKQLTSLLLREGITGLLQRLGIREQS, from the coding sequence ATGATCAAGGAACGAATGACGCCAGAAGAGTTAGCCCTGCTCACTGGCTATAGCCGCCAGACCATCAATAAATGGGTACGCAAAGAGGGTTGGATTACATCGCCTAAGCCAGGAGTACAGGGTGGCAAGGCGCGGCTGGTGCATGTCAATGAACAAGTTCGGGATTTTATTCACAGCGCTCGCCGGGCGTCGGACACACCTGATATGCCTGAAAACCATGACCGTTCGCTGCACACGTTACTTCTGACGCTGGCAAATGAAATGACGCCGGATGAGCAAAAGCAGCTAACATCTCTGTTACTGCGGGAAGGGATTACCGGATTATTGCAACGTTTAGGGATACGCGAACAGAGCTGA
- a CDS encoding YfeC-like transcriptional regulator, producing MKRLRSKMTTEELADSLGVARQTVNRWIRQQGWKTEGINGVKGGRARLIHIDARVREHIMSIPAIRNRQAIYQLAEAPSLYGEPKSSGLLPQIIDSLENLTLIEQERLQVLLTREGLQGFLTRLGITELHA from the coding sequence ATGAAAAGATTACGCAGTAAAATGACGACCGAAGAGTTGGCCGATAGTTTAGGTGTTGCCCGGCAAACCGTTAATCGCTGGATTCGGCAGCAAGGATGGAAAACGGAAGGCATTAACGGGGTAAAAGGCGGACGCGCACGGTTAATTCATATTGATGCCCGCGTTCGCGAGCATATCATGAGCATTCCAGCCATCCGTAACCGCCAGGCTATCTATCAACTGGCAGAAGCGCCCTCTTTATACGGGGAACCAAAATCGTCTGGCTTACTTCCCCAAATCATCGACTCTCTTGAAAATTTAACGCTGATTGAGCAAGAACGACTTCAGGTATTATTGACCCGGGAAGGTCTTCAGGGATTTCTTACCCGCCTCGGAATTACTGAATTGCACGCATAA
- the gltX gene encoding glutamate--tRNA ligase, which translates to MKIKTRFAPSPTGYLHVGGARTALYSWLFARHNKGEFVLRIEDTDLERSTPEAIEAIMDGMNWLNLEWDEGPYFQTKRFDRYNAVIDEMLVAGTAYKCYCSKERLDALREEQMANGEKPRYDGRCRHDHSEHAVDEPCVVRFANPQEGSVIFDDQIRGPIEFSNQELDDLIIRRTDGSPTYNFCVVVDDWDMEITHVIRGEDHINNTPRQINILKALNAPVPVYAHVSMINGDDGKKLSKRHGAVSVMQYRDDGYLPEALLNYLVRLGWSSGDQEIFSREEMINLFSLGAVSKSASAFNTDKLLWLNHHYINTMQPEYVATYLQWHIEQANIDTRTGPELAELVKLLGERCKTLKEIAESCRYFYEEFDEFDADAAKKHLRPVARQPLEVVRDKLAAITEWTAENVHHVIQATADELEVGMGKVGMPLRVAVTGAGQSPALDVTVHAIGKTRSVARINKALGFIAERESQQ; encoded by the coding sequence ATGAAAATCAAAACTCGCTTCGCGCCCAGCCCGACAGGCTATCTGCACGTCGGTGGTGCACGTACTGCTCTCTATTCCTGGCTTTTCGCACGCCACAATAAGGGCGAGTTCGTGCTGCGTATTGAAGACACAGATCTCGAGCGCTCCACGCCGGAAGCAATCGAAGCCATTATGGATGGGATGAACTGGCTGAATCTGGAATGGGATGAAGGCCCGTATTTCCAGACCAAACGTTTTGACCGCTATAACGCCGTGATTGATGAAATGCTGGTCGCGGGCACGGCATATAAATGCTACTGCTCTAAAGAACGTCTGGATGCTCTGCGTGAAGAGCAAATGGCGAATGGCGAAAAACCACGTTACGACGGCCGTTGCCGCCACGACCACAGCGAACATGCTGTGGATGAGCCTTGTGTTGTGCGTTTTGCCAACCCGCAGGAAGGTTCTGTTATCTTTGACGATCAGATCCGTGGTCCGATCGAATTCAGCAACCAGGAGCTGGATGACCTGATCATCCGTCGTACCGACGGCTCGCCAACCTATAACTTCTGCGTTGTGGTAGATGACTGGGATATGGAAATCACTCACGTTATCCGTGGTGAAGACCATATCAACAACACCCCACGTCAGATCAACATCCTGAAAGCACTGAATGCGCCTGTCCCGGTATATGCGCACGTTTCTATGATCAACGGTGACGACGGTAAAAAACTGTCTAAACGTCATGGTGCGGTTAGTGTAATGCAATACCGTGATGACGGCTATCTGCCGGAAGCGTTGCTGAACTACCTGGTTCGCCTGGGCTGGTCCAGCGGTGACCAGGAGATCTTTAGCCGTGAAGAGATGATCAATCTGTTCTCCCTGGGCGCGGTCAGCAAATCCGCCAGTGCGTTCAACACCGATAAACTGCTGTGGCTGAACCACCACTACATCAACACCATGCAGCCAGAGTACGTTGCGACTTACCTGCAATGGCACATCGAACAGGCAAACATCGATACCCGCACTGGCCCTGAGCTGGCGGAACTGGTGAAACTGCTTGGCGAGCGTTGCAAAACGCTGAAAGAGATCGCCGAAAGCTGCCGTTACTTCTATGAAGAGTTCGACGAGTTTGATGCCGATGCGGCCAAGAAACACCTGCGTCCGGTTGCGCGTCAGCCACTGGAAGTCGTGCGTGACAAACTGGCGGCGATTACCGAGTGGACCGCTGAAAATGTTCACCACGTGATTCAGGCGACCGCCGATGAGCTGGAAGTGGGCATGGGTAAAGTGGGGATGCCTCTGCGCGTGGCAGTAACAGGCGCTGGTCAGTCACCTGCACTGGATGTCACCGTTCATGCTATTGGTAAAACACGCAGCGTCGCGCGTATTAACAAAGCACTGGGCTTTATTGCTGAGCGTGAAAGCCAGCAGTAA
- a CDS encoding LysR family transcriptional regulator, protein MERVYRTDLKLLRYFLAVAEELHFGRAAARLNMSQPPLSLHIKELESQLGTLLFIRHSRSVALTHAGKVLMEESRRLLTSANQALARVEQIGRGEAGRIELGIVGTAMWSEVRSVMRTFLKEHPNVDVVFREKSPVMQMALLERCELDVGIWRMATEPAPGFTSIRLRDAAFLVAMPEDHRLVSSSAISLSELQNEYFVTMPSAHSDWAFLQRVCQQAGFSPMIVREAVEPQTVLAMVSMGMGITLAADSYAQMQWPGVVFRPLKERIPADLYVVYDEKQATPAVERLVATLVEG, encoded by the coding sequence ATGGAACGCGTCTACCGAACCGACCTTAAACTCCTGCGCTATTTCCTGGCCGTGGCGGAGGAGCTGCATTTTGGGCGGGCAGCGGCTCGCCTGAATATGTCGCAGCCTCCGTTAAGCCTGCATATCAAGGAGCTGGAAAGCCAGCTCGGAACGCTGCTTTTTATTCGTCACTCCCGCAGCGTTGCGTTGACCCATGCCGGGAAAGTGCTGATGGAGGAGTCACGTCGGCTGCTGACCAGTGCGAATCAGGCGCTGGCCCGGGTCGAACAAATTGGTCGCGGTGAGGCAGGGCGCATCGAGCTTGGCATTGTGGGAACGGCAATGTGGAGTGAAGTGCGTTCAGTTATGCGAACGTTTTTAAAAGAGCACCCGAACGTGGACGTGGTTTTTCGCGAGAAATCACCGGTTATGCAGATGGCATTGCTTGAACGGTGTGAGCTTGATGTGGGGATCTGGCGTATGGCCACGGAACCTGCCCCGGGGTTCACCAGTATTCGCCTGCGTGATGCCGCGTTTCTGGTGGCGATGCCGGAAGATCACCGGTTAGTCAGCAGCTCGGCGATCTCACTTTCAGAGCTGCAAAATGAATATTTTGTCACCATGCCGTCGGCGCATTCAGACTGGGCCTTTCTCCAGCGAGTGTGTCAACAGGCGGGATTTTCGCCGATGATTGTCCGTGAGGCCGTTGAGCCGCAGACGGTTCTGGCGATGGTCAGTATGGGTATGGGGATTACGCTTGCGGCAGACAGTTACGCACAAATGCAGTGGCCCGGTGTGGTATTTCGCCCGTTGAAAGAGCGTATACCGGCAGATTTATACGTGGTGTATGACGAGAAGCAGGCAACACCGGCGGTGGAGAGGTTAGTCGCCACACTGGTTGAAGGATAA
- a CDS encoding nucleoside permease, which translates to MNITTRLKMMSFMQYFIWGSWLVTLGSYMINTLHFTGSDVGLVYSSKGLAAIIMPSLVGIIADKWLRADRAYMICHLVCAVALCYAAHVNEPGLMFWVMLVNAMAFMPTIALSNTLPYSCLEQAGLDTVSHFPPVRVYGTVGFIVAMWAISLMGVELSNVQLYIAAGASLVLALYSLTLPKIPVVKSKSAPTLASKLGLNAFVLFRQPRMAIFFLFAMLLGAVLQITNTFGSPFLHDFARNPEYADSFIVKYPSILLSVSQMSEVFFILTIPFFLKRFGIKTVMLMSMMAWMLRFGLFAFGDPSAVGFVLLMLSMIVYGCAFDFFNISGSVFVEQEVTPDIRASAQGLFMTMVNGVGAYVGSILSGMAVDYFSVDGVKDWQTIWLVFAAYALILAVVFFLSFNYRHAGKNNALRTATH; encoded by the coding sequence ATGAACATCACGACCCGATTAAAGATGATGTCCTTTATGCAATATTTTATCTGGGGGAGCTGGCTGGTCACGCTGGGCTCCTACATGATTAATACCCTACATTTTACCGGCTCAGACGTGGGGCTGGTCTATAGCTCCAAAGGGCTTGCGGCGATCATTATGCCGTCCCTGGTGGGCATTATTGCCGATAAATGGCTGCGTGCAGACCGGGCCTATATGATTTGCCATCTCGTGTGTGCGGTTGCACTCTGCTATGCCGCGCATGTCAACGAACCCGGCCTGATGTTCTGGGTGATGCTGGTCAATGCGATGGCGTTTATGCCCACGATTGCGTTGTCGAATACGCTCCCTTATTCCTGTCTTGAGCAGGCCGGGCTAGATACGGTGAGCCATTTTCCACCGGTACGCGTGTACGGCACGGTGGGCTTTATTGTAGCGATGTGGGCAATCAGCCTGATGGGGGTTGAGCTCAGTAATGTTCAGCTCTACATTGCTGCGGGGGCCTCACTGGTGCTAGCCCTTTACTCCCTGACATTGCCTAAAATCCCGGTAGTGAAGAGCAAATCAGCCCCGACGCTTGCAAGCAAACTGGGCCTGAATGCTTTTGTGTTGTTCAGACAGCCGCGAATGGCCATCTTTTTCTTGTTCGCGATGCTGCTAGGTGCGGTGCTGCAAATCACCAATACCTTCGGCAGCCCCTTCCTGCACGATTTTGCGCGTAACCCGGAGTATGCGGACAGCTTTATCGTTAAATATCCGTCGATATTGCTCTCTGTTTCGCAGATGTCTGAAGTTTTCTTCATCCTGACAATTCCGTTTTTCCTGAAACGCTTTGGTATTAAAACCGTAATGCTGATGAGCATGATGGCCTGGATGCTGCGTTTTGGGCTGTTTGCCTTTGGCGACCCGTCTGCGGTGGGATTTGTTTTGCTGATGTTGTCGATGATTGTCTATGGCTGCGCCTTTGATTTCTTCAACATCTCAGGTTCGGTATTTGTGGAGCAAGAGGTGACGCCGGACATCCGCGCCAGCGCCCAGGGCTTGTTTATGACCATGGTGAACGGCGTTGGGGCGTACGTGGGGTCGATCCTGAGCGGGATGGCGGTGGACTATTTCTCCGTTGATGGCGTGAAAGACTGGCAGACCATCTGGCTGGTATTTGCGGCTTACGCATTGATCCTGGCGGTGGTGTTTTTCCTGAGTTTTAACTATCGACACGCGGGTAAAAACAACGCGTTGCGCACAGCGACGCATTAA
- the xapA gene encoding xanthosine phosphorylase produces MTLSNNPWYCADIIHAHKPNFTPRVAFILGSGLGALAEQIEDAVAISYAKLPGFPVSTVHGHAGELVLGHLAGVPVVCMKGRGHFYEGRGMTIMTDAIRTFKLLGCELLFCTNAAGSLRPEVGPGSLVALNDHINTMPGTPMVGLNDERFGERFFTLANAYDAQFRAVLQTVAAEEGFPLSEGVFVSYPGPNFETAAEIRMMQIIGGDVVGMSVVPEVISARHCDLKVVAVSAITNLAEGLGDVKLSHEQTLAAAELSRQNFINLICGFLRKIA; encoded by the coding sequence ATGACCCTCTCAAATAATCCCTGGTACTGTGCGGATATCATTCACGCCCACAAACCAAATTTCACGCCACGCGTTGCTTTTATCCTGGGCTCTGGCCTGGGCGCGCTGGCAGAACAAATTGAAGATGCCGTGGCTATCTCGTATGCGAAATTACCCGGTTTCCCGGTCAGTACTGTACATGGGCACGCGGGGGAACTGGTATTAGGCCATCTTGCCGGAGTTCCGGTTGTCTGTATGAAAGGTCGCGGTCATTTCTATGAAGGCCGTGGAATGACCATCATGACCGACGCGATCCGCACCTTCAAACTGCTGGGCTGTGAGCTGCTGTTTTGTACCAATGCGGCAGGCTCTCTTCGCCCGGAAGTCGGGCCTGGTAGCCTTGTTGCCCTGAATGATCACATCAACACCATGCCCGGCACGCCGATGGTGGGGTTAAACGATGAGCGTTTCGGCGAGCGCTTTTTCACCCTGGCAAATGCTTATGACGCGCAATTCCGTGCTGTGCTGCAAACCGTCGCGGCTGAAGAGGGCTTCCCGCTGAGCGAGGGGGTATTTGTTTCCTACCCAGGCCCAAATTTCGAAACGGCGGCAGAGATCCGCATGATGCAGATTATCGGCGGCGATGTCGTAGGCATGTCGGTGGTCCCGGAAGTGATTTCCGCGCGACACTGCGACCTGAAAGTAGTTGCTGTGTCGGCAATTACGAATCTGGCCGAAGGGCTGGGCGATGTGAAACTGTCCCACGAGCAGACGCTGGCGGCTGCTGAACTCTCACGGCAGAATTTCATCAATCTTATCTGCGGCTTCCTGCGCAAAATCGCCTGA
- a CDS encoding FlxA-like family protein, producing the protein MTTLKAVSLSAMEIGSADNSSGGNDIASQISRLAKQITKATQQLKEVASGDGTAEEKQKQQEMLESQLAMLQAQMEALQRQQAEESAPKQSPVQQAVEEGVNKPSAEHQIDIYI; encoded by the coding sequence ATGACAACCCTCAAGGCAGTATCTCTGTCAGCGATGGAAATCGGCAGCGCTGATAATAGCTCCGGTGGTAATGACATTGCTTCTCAAATTTCGCGTCTGGCCAAACAGATAACGAAAGCCACCCAGCAGTTAAAAGAGGTGGCATCGGGTGATGGCACCGCGGAAGAAAAACAAAAGCAGCAGGAGATGCTTGAGTCGCAACTGGCGATGTTACAGGCCCAGATGGAGGCGCTTCAGCGCCAGCAAGCTGAAGAATCCGCTCCGAAGCAAAGCCCGGTTCAGCAGGCCGTTGAAGAAGGCGTGAATAAACCGTCCGCAGAGCATCAGATTGATATCTACATCTGA